The proteins below are encoded in one region of Equus caballus isolate H_3958 breed thoroughbred chromosome 18, TB-T2T, whole genome shotgun sequence:
- the LIMS2 gene encoding LIM and senescent cell antigen-like-containing domain protein 2 isoform X3 codes for MLQLARAGAYRVHGTESLQGCVGSRAGGPKLVPGSSALPVCRCIPTVPRPPSGNMSNALANAVCQRCQARFAPAERIVNSNGELYHEQCFVCAQCFRPFPEGLFYEFEGRKYCEHDFQMLFAPCCGSCGEFIIGRVIKAMNNSWHPGCFRCELCDVELADLGFVKNAGRHLCRPCHNREKAKGLGKYICQRCHLVIDEQPLMFRNDAYHPDHFSCTHCGKELTAEARELKGELYCLPCHDKMGVPICGACRRPIEGRVVNALGKQWHVEHFVCAKCEKPFLGHRHYEKKGLAYCETHYNQLFGDVCYNCGRVIEGDVVSALNKAWCVNCFSCSTCNGKLTLKNKFVEFDMKPVCKRCYEKFPLELKKRLKKLSELAARKAHPKSVGLNSA; via the exons ATGCTGCAGCTGGCACGTGCTGGCGCGTATCGTGTCCATGGCACAGAGTCGCTGCAGGGATGTGTGGGCAGCCGTGCAGGGGGACCCAAGCTGGTGCCAGGCAGCTCGGCCCTGCCTGTGTGTCGCTGCATCCCCACAGTGCCACGGCCACCCTCGGG CAACATGTCCAACGCCTTGGCCAATGCAGTGTGCCAGCGCTGCCAGGCGCGCTTCGCTCCCGCTGAGCGCATCGTCAACAGCAACGGAGAGCTGTACCACGAGCAATGCTTCGTGTGCGCCCAGTGCTTCCGGCCGTTCCCCGAGGGGCTCTTCTACGAG TTTGAAGGCCGGAAGTACTGCGAACACGACTTCCAAATGCTGTTTGCTCCGTGCTGCGGATCCTGCG GCGAGTTCATCATCGGCCGTGTCATCAAGGCCATGAACAACAGCTGGCACCCGGGGTGCTTCCGCTGTGAGCTGTGTGACGTGGAGCTGGCTGACCTGGGCTTTGTGAAGAACGCGGGCAG GCACCTGTGCCGGCCTTGCCACAACCGTGAGAAGGCCAAGGGCCTGGGCAAGTACATCTGTCAGCGGTGCCACCTGGTCATCGACGAGCAGCCCCTCATGTTCAGGAATGATGCGTACCACCCGGACCACTTCAGCTGCACCCACTGTGG GAAAGAGCTGACTGCTGAGGCCCGTGAGCTGAAGGGTGAGCTCTACTGCCTGCCCTGCCATGACAAGATGGGCGTCCCCATCTGTGGGGCCTGCCGCCGGCCCATCGAGGGTCGTGTGGTCAATGCGCTGGGCAAGCAGTGGCATGTGGAG CACTTTGTCTGCGCCAAGTGTGAGAAGCCGTTCCTGGGTCACCGGCACTACGAGAAGAAGGGCCTGGCTTACTGTGAGACCCACTACAACCAG CTCTTTGGGGACGTCTGCTACAACTGCGGTCGTGTGATTGAGGGCGATG TCGTGTCAGCCCTCAACAAGGCCTGGTGTGTGAACTGCTTCTCCTGTTCCACCTGCAATGGCAAGCTCACCCTGAA GAACAAGTTTGTGGAGTTCGACATGAAGCCTGTGTGTAAGAGATGCTACGAGAAGTTCCCGCTGGAACTGAAGAAGCGGCTGAAGAAGCTGTCGGAGCTGGCCGCCCGCAAGGCACACCCCAAGTCTGTGGGCCTCAACTCTGCCTGA
- the LIMS2 gene encoding LIM and senescent cell antigen-like-containing domain protein 2 isoform X4 gives MATRLGALAASGLYRRRQHRQSPPPAVPGNMSNALANAVCQRCQARFAPAERIVNSNGELYHEQCFVCAQCFRPFPEGLFYEFEGRKYCEHDFQMLFAPCCGSCGKGCDTPALPRKGEFIIGRVIKAMNNSWHPGCFRCELCDVELADLGFVKNAGRHLCRPCHNREKAKGLGKYICQRCHLVIDEQPLMFRNDAYHPDHFSCTHCGKELTAEARELKGELYCLPCHDKMGVPICGACRRPIEGRVVNALGKQWHVEHFVCAKCEKPFLGHRHYEKKGLAYCETHYNQLFGDVCYNCGRVIEGDVVSALNKAWCVNCFSCSTCNGKLTLKNKFVEFDMKPVCKRCYEKFPLELKKRLKKLSELAARKAHPKSVGLNSA, from the exons CAACATGTCCAACGCCTTGGCCAATGCAGTGTGCCAGCGCTGCCAGGCGCGCTTCGCTCCCGCTGAGCGCATCGTCAACAGCAACGGAGAGCTGTACCACGAGCAATGCTTCGTGTGCGCCCAGTGCTTCCGGCCGTTCCCCGAGGGGCTCTTCTACGAG TTTGAAGGCCGGAAGTACTGCGAACACGACTTCCAAATGCTGTTTGCTCCGTGCTGCGGATCCTGCGGTAAGGGCTGCGACACCCCGGCACTGCCCAGGAAGG GCGAGTTCATCATCGGCCGTGTCATCAAGGCCATGAACAACAGCTGGCACCCGGGGTGCTTCCGCTGTGAGCTGTGTGACGTGGAGCTGGCTGACCTGGGCTTTGTGAAGAACGCGGGCAG GCACCTGTGCCGGCCTTGCCACAACCGTGAGAAGGCCAAGGGCCTGGGCAAGTACATCTGTCAGCGGTGCCACCTGGTCATCGACGAGCAGCCCCTCATGTTCAGGAATGATGCGTACCACCCGGACCACTTCAGCTGCACCCACTGTGG GAAAGAGCTGACTGCTGAGGCCCGTGAGCTGAAGGGTGAGCTCTACTGCCTGCCCTGCCATGACAAGATGGGCGTCCCCATCTGTGGGGCCTGCCGCCGGCCCATCGAGGGTCGTGTGGTCAATGCGCTGGGCAAGCAGTGGCATGTGGAG CACTTTGTCTGCGCCAAGTGTGAGAAGCCGTTCCTGGGTCACCGGCACTACGAGAAGAAGGGCCTGGCTTACTGTGAGACCCACTACAACCAG CTCTTTGGGGACGTCTGCTACAACTGCGGTCGTGTGATTGAGGGCGATG TCGTGTCAGCCCTCAACAAGGCCTGGTGTGTGAACTGCTTCTCCTGTTCCACCTGCAATGGCAAGCTCACCCTGAA GAACAAGTTTGTGGAGTTCGACATGAAGCCTGTGTGTAAGAGATGCTACGAGAAGTTCCCGCTGGAACTGAAGAAGCGGCTGAAGAAGCTGTCGGAGCTGGCCGCCCGCAAGGCACACCCCAAGTCTGTGGGCCTCAACTCTGCCTGA
- the LIMS2 gene encoding LIM and senescent cell antigen-like-containing domain protein 2 isoform X9 — translation MTGSNMSNALANAVCQRCQARFAPAERIVNSNGELYHEQCFVCAQCFRPFPEGLFYEFEGRKYCEHDFQMLFAPCCGSCGEFIIGRVIKAMNNSWHPGCFRCELCDVELADLGFVKNAGRHLCRPCHNREKAKGLGKYICQRCHLVIDEQPLMFRNDAYHPDHFSCTHCGKELTAEARELKGELYCLPCHDKMGVPICGACRRPIEGRVVNALGKQWHVEHFVCAKCEKPFLGHRHYEKKGLAYCETHYNQLFGDVCYNCGRVIEGDVVSALNKAWCVNCFSCSTCNGKLTLKNKFVEFDMKPVCKRCYEKFPLELKKRLKKLSELAARKAHPKSVGLNSA, via the exons CAACATGTCCAACGCCTTGGCCAATGCAGTGTGCCAGCGCTGCCAGGCGCGCTTCGCTCCCGCTGAGCGCATCGTCAACAGCAACGGAGAGCTGTACCACGAGCAATGCTTCGTGTGCGCCCAGTGCTTCCGGCCGTTCCCCGAGGGGCTCTTCTACGAG TTTGAAGGCCGGAAGTACTGCGAACACGACTTCCAAATGCTGTTTGCTCCGTGCTGCGGATCCTGCG GCGAGTTCATCATCGGCCGTGTCATCAAGGCCATGAACAACAGCTGGCACCCGGGGTGCTTCCGCTGTGAGCTGTGTGACGTGGAGCTGGCTGACCTGGGCTTTGTGAAGAACGCGGGCAG GCACCTGTGCCGGCCTTGCCACAACCGTGAGAAGGCCAAGGGCCTGGGCAAGTACATCTGTCAGCGGTGCCACCTGGTCATCGACGAGCAGCCCCTCATGTTCAGGAATGATGCGTACCACCCGGACCACTTCAGCTGCACCCACTGTGG GAAAGAGCTGACTGCTGAGGCCCGTGAGCTGAAGGGTGAGCTCTACTGCCTGCCCTGCCATGACAAGATGGGCGTCCCCATCTGTGGGGCCTGCCGCCGGCCCATCGAGGGTCGTGTGGTCAATGCGCTGGGCAAGCAGTGGCATGTGGAG CACTTTGTCTGCGCCAAGTGTGAGAAGCCGTTCCTGGGTCACCGGCACTACGAGAAGAAGGGCCTGGCTTACTGTGAGACCCACTACAACCAG CTCTTTGGGGACGTCTGCTACAACTGCGGTCGTGTGATTGAGGGCGATG TCGTGTCAGCCCTCAACAAGGCCTGGTGTGTGAACTGCTTCTCCTGTTCCACCTGCAATGGCAAGCTCACCCTGAA GAACAAGTTTGTGGAGTTCGACATGAAGCCTGTGTGTAAGAGATGCTACGAGAAGTTCCCGCTGGAACTGAAGAAGCGGCTGAAGAAGCTGTCGGAGCTGGCCGCCCGCAAGGCACACCCCAAGTCTGTGGGCCTCAACTCTGCCTGA
- the LIMS2 gene encoding LIM and senescent cell antigen-like-containing domain protein 2 isoform X2 codes for MSNALANAVCQRCQARFAPAERIVNSNGELYHEQCFVCAQCFRPFPEGLFYEFEGRKYCEHDFQMLFAPCCGSCGEFIIGRVIKAMNNSWHPGCFRCELCDVELADLGFVKNAGRHLCRPCHNREKAKGLGKYICQRCHLVIDEQPLMFRNDAYHPDHFSCTHCGKELTAEARELKGELYCLPCHDKMGVPICGACRRPIEGRVVNALGKQWHVEHFVCAKCEKPFLGHRHYEKKGLAYCETHYNQLFGDVCYNCGRVIEGDVVSALNKAWCVNCFSCSTCNGKLTLKNKFVEFDMKPVCKRCYEKFPLELKKRLKKLSELAARKAHPKSVGLNSA; via the exons ATGTCCAACGCCTTGGCCAATGCAGTGTGCCAGCGCTGCCAGGCGCGCTTCGCTCCCGCTGAGCGCATCGTCAACAGCAACGGAGAGCTGTACCACGAGCAATGCTTCGTGTGCGCCCAGTGCTTCCGGCCGTTCCCCGAGGGGCTCTTCTACGAG TTTGAAGGCCGGAAGTACTGCGAACACGACTTCCAAATGCTGTTTGCTCCGTGCTGCGGATCCTGCG GCGAGTTCATCATCGGCCGTGTCATCAAGGCCATGAACAACAGCTGGCACCCGGGGTGCTTCCGCTGTGAGCTGTGTGACGTGGAGCTGGCTGACCTGGGCTTTGTGAAGAACGCGGGCAG GCACCTGTGCCGGCCTTGCCACAACCGTGAGAAGGCCAAGGGCCTGGGCAAGTACATCTGTCAGCGGTGCCACCTGGTCATCGACGAGCAGCCCCTCATGTTCAGGAATGATGCGTACCACCCGGACCACTTCAGCTGCACCCACTGTGG GAAAGAGCTGACTGCTGAGGCCCGTGAGCTGAAGGGTGAGCTCTACTGCCTGCCCTGCCATGACAAGATGGGCGTCCCCATCTGTGGGGCCTGCCGCCGGCCCATCGAGGGTCGTGTGGTCAATGCGCTGGGCAAGCAGTGGCATGTGGAG CACTTTGTCTGCGCCAAGTGTGAGAAGCCGTTCCTGGGTCACCGGCACTACGAGAAGAAGGGCCTGGCTTACTGTGAGACCCACTACAACCAG CTCTTTGGGGACGTCTGCTACAACTGCGGTCGTGTGATTGAGGGCGATG TCGTGTCAGCCCTCAACAAGGCCTGGTGTGTGAACTGCTTCTCCTGTTCCACCTGCAATGGCAAGCTCACCCTGAA GAACAAGTTTGTGGAGTTCGACATGAAGCCTGTGTGTAAGAGATGCTACGAGAAGTTCCCGCTGGAACTGAAGAAGCGGCTGAAGAAGCTGTCGGAGCTGGCCGCCCGCAAGGCACACCCCAAGTCTGTGGGCCTCAACTCTGCCTGA
- the LIMS2 gene encoding LIM and senescent cell antigen-like-containing domain protein 2 isoform X7, with product MTGSNMSNALANAVCQRCQARFAPAERIVNSNGELYHEQCFVCAQCFRPFPEGLFYEFEGRKYCEHDFQMLFAPCCGSCGKGCDTPALPRKGEFIIGRVIKAMNNSWHPGCFRCELCDVELADLGFVKNAGRHLCRPCHNREKAKGLGKYICQRCHLVIDEQPLMFRNDAYHPDHFSCTHCGKELTAEARELKGELYCLPCHDKMGVPICGACRRPIEGRVVNALGKQWHVEHFVCAKCEKPFLGHRHYEKKGLAYCETHYNQLFGDVCYNCGRVIEGDVVSALNKAWCVNCFSCSTCNGKLTLKNKFVEFDMKPVCKRCYEKFPLELKKRLKKLSELAARKAHPKSVGLNSA from the exons CAACATGTCCAACGCCTTGGCCAATGCAGTGTGCCAGCGCTGCCAGGCGCGCTTCGCTCCCGCTGAGCGCATCGTCAACAGCAACGGAGAGCTGTACCACGAGCAATGCTTCGTGTGCGCCCAGTGCTTCCGGCCGTTCCCCGAGGGGCTCTTCTACGAG TTTGAAGGCCGGAAGTACTGCGAACACGACTTCCAAATGCTGTTTGCTCCGTGCTGCGGATCCTGCGGTAAGGGCTGCGACACCCCGGCACTGCCCAGGAAGG GCGAGTTCATCATCGGCCGTGTCATCAAGGCCATGAACAACAGCTGGCACCCGGGGTGCTTCCGCTGTGAGCTGTGTGACGTGGAGCTGGCTGACCTGGGCTTTGTGAAGAACGCGGGCAG GCACCTGTGCCGGCCTTGCCACAACCGTGAGAAGGCCAAGGGCCTGGGCAAGTACATCTGTCAGCGGTGCCACCTGGTCATCGACGAGCAGCCCCTCATGTTCAGGAATGATGCGTACCACCCGGACCACTTCAGCTGCACCCACTGTGG GAAAGAGCTGACTGCTGAGGCCCGTGAGCTGAAGGGTGAGCTCTACTGCCTGCCCTGCCATGACAAGATGGGCGTCCCCATCTGTGGGGCCTGCCGCCGGCCCATCGAGGGTCGTGTGGTCAATGCGCTGGGCAAGCAGTGGCATGTGGAG CACTTTGTCTGCGCCAAGTGTGAGAAGCCGTTCCTGGGTCACCGGCACTACGAGAAGAAGGGCCTGGCTTACTGTGAGACCCACTACAACCAG CTCTTTGGGGACGTCTGCTACAACTGCGGTCGTGTGATTGAGGGCGATG TCGTGTCAGCCCTCAACAAGGCCTGGTGTGTGAACTGCTTCTCCTGTTCCACCTGCAATGGCAAGCTCACCCTGAA GAACAAGTTTGTGGAGTTCGACATGAAGCCTGTGTGTAAGAGATGCTACGAGAAGTTCCCGCTGGAACTGAAGAAGCGGCTGAAGAAGCTGTCGGAGCTGGCCGCCCGCAAGGCACACCCCAAGTCTGTGGGCCTCAACTCTGCCTGA
- the LIMS2 gene encoding LIM and senescent cell antigen-like-containing domain protein 2 isoform X10, with product MSNMSNALANAVCQRCQARFAPAERIVNSNGELYHEQCFVCAQCFRPFPEGLFYEFEGRKYCEHDFQMLFAPCCGSCGEFIIGRVIKAMNNSWHPGCFRCELCDVELADLGFVKNAGRHLCRPCHNREKAKGLGKYICQRCHLVIDEQPLMFRNDAYHPDHFSCTHCGKELTAEARELKGELYCLPCHDKMGVPICGACRRPIEGRVVNALGKQWHVEHFVCAKCEKPFLGHRHYEKKGLAYCETHYNQLFGDVCYNCGRVIEGDVVSALNKAWCVNCFSCSTCNGKLTLKNKFVEFDMKPVCKRCYEKFPLELKKRLKKLSELAARKAHPKSVGLNSA from the exons CAACATGTCCAACGCCTTGGCCAATGCAGTGTGCCAGCGCTGCCAGGCGCGCTTCGCTCCCGCTGAGCGCATCGTCAACAGCAACGGAGAGCTGTACCACGAGCAATGCTTCGTGTGCGCCCAGTGCTTCCGGCCGTTCCCCGAGGGGCTCTTCTACGAG TTTGAAGGCCGGAAGTACTGCGAACACGACTTCCAAATGCTGTTTGCTCCGTGCTGCGGATCCTGCG GCGAGTTCATCATCGGCCGTGTCATCAAGGCCATGAACAACAGCTGGCACCCGGGGTGCTTCCGCTGTGAGCTGTGTGACGTGGAGCTGGCTGACCTGGGCTTTGTGAAGAACGCGGGCAG GCACCTGTGCCGGCCTTGCCACAACCGTGAGAAGGCCAAGGGCCTGGGCAAGTACATCTGTCAGCGGTGCCACCTGGTCATCGACGAGCAGCCCCTCATGTTCAGGAATGATGCGTACCACCCGGACCACTTCAGCTGCACCCACTGTGG GAAAGAGCTGACTGCTGAGGCCCGTGAGCTGAAGGGTGAGCTCTACTGCCTGCCCTGCCATGACAAGATGGGCGTCCCCATCTGTGGGGCCTGCCGCCGGCCCATCGAGGGTCGTGTGGTCAATGCGCTGGGCAAGCAGTGGCATGTGGAG CACTTTGTCTGCGCCAAGTGTGAGAAGCCGTTCCTGGGTCACCGGCACTACGAGAAGAAGGGCCTGGCTTACTGTGAGACCCACTACAACCAG CTCTTTGGGGACGTCTGCTACAACTGCGGTCGTGTGATTGAGGGCGATG TCGTGTCAGCCCTCAACAAGGCCTGGTGTGTGAACTGCTTCTCCTGTTCCACCTGCAATGGCAAGCTCACCCTGAA GAACAAGTTTGTGGAGTTCGACATGAAGCCTGTGTGTAAGAGATGCTACGAGAAGTTCCCGCTGGAACTGAAGAAGCGGCTGAAGAAGCTGTCGGAGCTGGCCGCCCGCAAGGCACACCCCAAGTCTGTGGGCCTCAACTCTGCCTGA
- the LIMS2 gene encoding LIM and senescent cell antigen-like-containing domain protein 2 isoform X8, producing the protein MDRSNPASLCSNMSNALANAVCQRCQARFAPAERIVNSNGELYHEQCFVCAQCFRPFPEGLFYEFEGRKYCEHDFQMLFAPCCGSCGEFIIGRVIKAMNNSWHPGCFRCELCDVELADLGFVKNAGRHLCRPCHNREKAKGLGKYICQRCHLVIDEQPLMFRNDAYHPDHFSCTHCGKELTAEARELKGELYCLPCHDKMGVPICGACRRPIEGRVVNALGKQWHVEHFVCAKCEKPFLGHRHYEKKGLAYCETHYNQLFGDVCYNCGRVIEGDVVSALNKAWCVNCFSCSTCNGKLTLKNKFVEFDMKPVCKRCYEKFPLELKKRLKKLSELAARKAHPKSVGLNSA; encoded by the exons CAACATGTCCAACGCCTTGGCCAATGCAGTGTGCCAGCGCTGCCAGGCGCGCTTCGCTCCCGCTGAGCGCATCGTCAACAGCAACGGAGAGCTGTACCACGAGCAATGCTTCGTGTGCGCCCAGTGCTTCCGGCCGTTCCCCGAGGGGCTCTTCTACGAG TTTGAAGGCCGGAAGTACTGCGAACACGACTTCCAAATGCTGTTTGCTCCGTGCTGCGGATCCTGCG GCGAGTTCATCATCGGCCGTGTCATCAAGGCCATGAACAACAGCTGGCACCCGGGGTGCTTCCGCTGTGAGCTGTGTGACGTGGAGCTGGCTGACCTGGGCTTTGTGAAGAACGCGGGCAG GCACCTGTGCCGGCCTTGCCACAACCGTGAGAAGGCCAAGGGCCTGGGCAAGTACATCTGTCAGCGGTGCCACCTGGTCATCGACGAGCAGCCCCTCATGTTCAGGAATGATGCGTACCACCCGGACCACTTCAGCTGCACCCACTGTGG GAAAGAGCTGACTGCTGAGGCCCGTGAGCTGAAGGGTGAGCTCTACTGCCTGCCCTGCCATGACAAGATGGGCGTCCCCATCTGTGGGGCCTGCCGCCGGCCCATCGAGGGTCGTGTGGTCAATGCGCTGGGCAAGCAGTGGCATGTGGAG CACTTTGTCTGCGCCAAGTGTGAGAAGCCGTTCCTGGGTCACCGGCACTACGAGAAGAAGGGCCTGGCTTACTGTGAGACCCACTACAACCAG CTCTTTGGGGACGTCTGCTACAACTGCGGTCGTGTGATTGAGGGCGATG TCGTGTCAGCCCTCAACAAGGCCTGGTGTGTGAACTGCTTCTCCTGTTCCACCTGCAATGGCAAGCTCACCCTGAA GAACAAGTTTGTGGAGTTCGACATGAAGCCTGTGTGTAAGAGATGCTACGAGAAGTTCCCGCTGGAACTGAAGAAGCGGCTGAAGAAGCTGTCGGAGCTGGCCGCCCGCAAGGCACACCCCAAGTCTGTGGGCCTCAACTCTGCCTGA
- the LIMS2 gene encoding LIM and senescent cell antigen-like-containing domain protein 2 isoform X6, which translates to MDRSNPASLCSNMSNALANAVCQRCQARFAPAERIVNSNGELYHEQCFVCAQCFRPFPEGLFYEFEGRKYCEHDFQMLFAPCCGSCGKGCDTPALPRKGEFIIGRVIKAMNNSWHPGCFRCELCDVELADLGFVKNAGRHLCRPCHNREKAKGLGKYICQRCHLVIDEQPLMFRNDAYHPDHFSCTHCGKELTAEARELKGELYCLPCHDKMGVPICGACRRPIEGRVVNALGKQWHVEHFVCAKCEKPFLGHRHYEKKGLAYCETHYNQLFGDVCYNCGRVIEGDVVSALNKAWCVNCFSCSTCNGKLTLKNKFVEFDMKPVCKRCYEKFPLELKKRLKKLSELAARKAHPKSVGLNSA; encoded by the exons CAACATGTCCAACGCCTTGGCCAATGCAGTGTGCCAGCGCTGCCAGGCGCGCTTCGCTCCCGCTGAGCGCATCGTCAACAGCAACGGAGAGCTGTACCACGAGCAATGCTTCGTGTGCGCCCAGTGCTTCCGGCCGTTCCCCGAGGGGCTCTTCTACGAG TTTGAAGGCCGGAAGTACTGCGAACACGACTTCCAAATGCTGTTTGCTCCGTGCTGCGGATCCTGCGGTAAGGGCTGCGACACCCCGGCACTGCCCAGGAAGG GCGAGTTCATCATCGGCCGTGTCATCAAGGCCATGAACAACAGCTGGCACCCGGGGTGCTTCCGCTGTGAGCTGTGTGACGTGGAGCTGGCTGACCTGGGCTTTGTGAAGAACGCGGGCAG GCACCTGTGCCGGCCTTGCCACAACCGTGAGAAGGCCAAGGGCCTGGGCAAGTACATCTGTCAGCGGTGCCACCTGGTCATCGACGAGCAGCCCCTCATGTTCAGGAATGATGCGTACCACCCGGACCACTTCAGCTGCACCCACTGTGG GAAAGAGCTGACTGCTGAGGCCCGTGAGCTGAAGGGTGAGCTCTACTGCCTGCCCTGCCATGACAAGATGGGCGTCCCCATCTGTGGGGCCTGCCGCCGGCCCATCGAGGGTCGTGTGGTCAATGCGCTGGGCAAGCAGTGGCATGTGGAG CACTTTGTCTGCGCCAAGTGTGAGAAGCCGTTCCTGGGTCACCGGCACTACGAGAAGAAGGGCCTGGCTTACTGTGAGACCCACTACAACCAG CTCTTTGGGGACGTCTGCTACAACTGCGGTCGTGTGATTGAGGGCGATG TCGTGTCAGCCCTCAACAAGGCCTGGTGTGTGAACTGCTTCTCCTGTTCCACCTGCAATGGCAAGCTCACCCTGAA GAACAAGTTTGTGGAGTTCGACATGAAGCCTGTGTGTAAGAGATGCTACGAGAAGTTCCCGCTGGAACTGAAGAAGCGGCTGAAGAAGCTGTCGGAGCTGGCCGCCCGCAAGGCACACCCCAAGTCTGTGGGCCTCAACTCTGCCTGA
- the LIMS2 gene encoding LIM and senescent cell antigen-like-containing domain protein 2 isoform X5 — translation MATRLGALAASGLYRRRQHRQSPPPAVPGNMSNALANAVCQRCQARFAPAERIVNSNGELYHEQCFVCAQCFRPFPEGLFYEFEGRKYCEHDFQMLFAPCCGSCGEFIIGRVIKAMNNSWHPGCFRCELCDVELADLGFVKNAGRHLCRPCHNREKAKGLGKYICQRCHLVIDEQPLMFRNDAYHPDHFSCTHCGKELTAEARELKGELYCLPCHDKMGVPICGACRRPIEGRVVNALGKQWHVEHFVCAKCEKPFLGHRHYEKKGLAYCETHYNQLFGDVCYNCGRVIEGDVVSALNKAWCVNCFSCSTCNGKLTLKNKFVEFDMKPVCKRCYEKFPLELKKRLKKLSELAARKAHPKSVGLNSA, via the exons CAACATGTCCAACGCCTTGGCCAATGCAGTGTGCCAGCGCTGCCAGGCGCGCTTCGCTCCCGCTGAGCGCATCGTCAACAGCAACGGAGAGCTGTACCACGAGCAATGCTTCGTGTGCGCCCAGTGCTTCCGGCCGTTCCCCGAGGGGCTCTTCTACGAG TTTGAAGGCCGGAAGTACTGCGAACACGACTTCCAAATGCTGTTTGCTCCGTGCTGCGGATCCTGCG GCGAGTTCATCATCGGCCGTGTCATCAAGGCCATGAACAACAGCTGGCACCCGGGGTGCTTCCGCTGTGAGCTGTGTGACGTGGAGCTGGCTGACCTGGGCTTTGTGAAGAACGCGGGCAG GCACCTGTGCCGGCCTTGCCACAACCGTGAGAAGGCCAAGGGCCTGGGCAAGTACATCTGTCAGCGGTGCCACCTGGTCATCGACGAGCAGCCCCTCATGTTCAGGAATGATGCGTACCACCCGGACCACTTCAGCTGCACCCACTGTGG GAAAGAGCTGACTGCTGAGGCCCGTGAGCTGAAGGGTGAGCTCTACTGCCTGCCCTGCCATGACAAGATGGGCGTCCCCATCTGTGGGGCCTGCCGCCGGCCCATCGAGGGTCGTGTGGTCAATGCGCTGGGCAAGCAGTGGCATGTGGAG CACTTTGTCTGCGCCAAGTGTGAGAAGCCGTTCCTGGGTCACCGGCACTACGAGAAGAAGGGCCTGGCTTACTGTGAGACCCACTACAACCAG CTCTTTGGGGACGTCTGCTACAACTGCGGTCGTGTGATTGAGGGCGATG TCGTGTCAGCCCTCAACAAGGCCTGGTGTGTGAACTGCTTCTCCTGTTCCACCTGCAATGGCAAGCTCACCCTGAA GAACAAGTTTGTGGAGTTCGACATGAAGCCTGTGTGTAAGAGATGCTACGAGAAGTTCCCGCTGGAACTGAAGAAGCGGCTGAAGAAGCTGTCGGAGCTGGCCGCCCGCAAGGCACACCCCAAGTCTGTGGGCCTCAACTCTGCCTGA